A DNA window from Candidatus Latescibacterota bacterium contains the following coding sequences:
- a CDS encoding VOC family protein yields the protein MVVARFDKVILYVEDMERMVAFYRDALGLTLTYPTGIAELAREVWVTLDLGCGCALALHGGGRRRFGEDAPSLVFRCDDLATAGAALSAAGARLAEPFEAAPGTLVAKGRDPEGNAFSLEASA from the coding sequence ATGGTAGTCGCCCGCTTCGACAAGGTGATCCTCTACGTCGAGGACATGGAGCGTATGGTCGCCTTCTACCGCGACGCGCTCGGCCTCACCCTCACCTATCCCACGGGCATCGCGGAGCTGGCCAGGGAAGTCTGGGTGACGCTCGACCTCGGCTGCGGTTGCGCGCTCGCCCTGCACGGCGGCGGCAGGCGGCGCTTCGGCGAGGACGCGCCGAGCCTGGTCTTCCGCTGCGACGACCTCGCCACCGCCGGCGCGGCGCTCAGCGCCGCCGGCGCGCGGCTGGCCGAGCCCTTCGAGGCGGCGCCGGGGACGCTCGTCGCCAAGGGCCGCGACCCCGAAGGCAACGCGTTCTCGCTGGAAGCGTCCGCCTAG
- a CDS encoding GNAT family N-acetyltransferase, which translates to MRMLRMDHTRLGDVQPAAPPAGYHLRDFAPSDWDACVALMLACPDPGYTAGPWDRGLCERCMAFGADLNGDFPEGRGQLVYAGDTLVALALCSSAGYLNQVYTLEAHRRRGLARAAVTRVLAALHAQGIDRCFLMVFEENPAARRCYEALGFEQVFPPLDLWV; encoded by the coding sequence GTGCGCATGCTGCGCATGGATCACACGCGGCTGGGCGACGTCCAGCCCGCCGCCCCGCCCGCGGGCTATCACCTGCGCGACTTCGCGCCGTCCGACTGGGACGCCTGCGTCGCCCTGATGCTCGCCTGCCCCGATCCCGGCTACACGGCCGGTCCCTGGGACCGCGGGCTCTGCGAGCGCTGCATGGCCTTCGGCGCCGATCTCAACGGCGACTTTCCCGAGGGGCGCGGGCAGCTCGTCTACGCCGGCGACACGCTGGTGGCCCTCGCGCTCTGCTCCAGCGCGGGCTATCTGAACCAGGTCTACACGCTGGAGGCGCACCGGCGGCGCGGCCTGGCGCGCGCCGCGGTGACCCGGGTGCTCGCCGCGCTCCATGCGCAGGGCATCGACCGCTGTTTCCTCATGGTCTTCGAGGAGAATCCCGCCGCGCGCCGCTGCTACGAAGCGCTGGGCTTCGAGCAGGTCTTTCCGCCGCTGGACCTGTGGGTCTAG